One part of the Hydrogenobacter sp. T-2 genome encodes these proteins:
- a CDS encoding diguanylate cyclase → MDYSALDLIAEPILIVDKEHRVLFANKKAREVYGNRAETCYGLSHSFSKPCYEYEGHPCPVRNIRELGIEKSGVLHVHKTQEGERYFYVLAHYLPEKGFYVEFHIDLFDLMENLKLSGQRTELFLSGGPVVFFQWKRAEGWPVEFVSPNVSEFLGYTAEDFISGRIRYSELIHPEDLERVAQEVMYHTEKKSPFWTHQDYRLRRKDGEYIWVLDYTVPLFNDKNEIIGYYGYLLNITEKHEQEELFHILAESNPHAVLVYDFWQNKILYLNQRAVKLFEYNREELLNIEDPISLVFWRDREVAYENLKKRKEGDRSPISYKLRIVTKRGKIKWVNLSSSVASFKGKTVSIITLVDISEEVKRERTLIKLATRDQLTGIFNRRALIHDFERLLFQAKRYQTPFSLVILDIDNFKKLNDTYGHLVGDRVLKEMVKEIRRILRKSDIFGRWGGEEFLVLLPMTSEPYAPAEKIRQAVESHKFFGNLKITISLGATTYREGDTMDSMISRADEALYQAKQQGKNRVVVI, encoded by the coding sequence ATGGACTACTCCGCACTTGACCTTATAGCTGAGCCAATTCTGATAGTGGATAAAGAGCATCGCGTTCTCTTTGCTAACAAAAAGGCAAGAGAGGTATACGGTAATAGGGCGGAAACCTGTTATGGGCTTTCTCATTCCTTCTCAAAACCATGTTATGAATACGAGGGGCATCCATGTCCAGTTAGAAACATAAGAGAGCTGGGAATAGAAAAGTCTGGCGTCCTACATGTTCACAAAACGCAAGAGGGTGAAAGGTATTTTTATGTGTTAGCTCACTACCTTCCGGAAAAGGGCTTTTATGTGGAGTTTCATATAGACCTCTTTGACCTTATGGAAAATCTAAAGCTCAGTGGTCAGAGGACGGAGCTTTTTCTCTCTGGAGGTCCTGTGGTCTTTTTCCAATGGAAAAGGGCAGAGGGCTGGCCTGTGGAGTTTGTTTCACCCAATGTGTCTGAGTTTCTTGGATATACAGCAGAGGACTTTATATCGGGAAGAATAAGGTATTCAGAGCTTATACATCCAGAAGACTTGGAAAGGGTAGCCCAAGAGGTAATGTATCACACAGAGAAGAAATCTCCCTTTTGGACACATCAAGATTATAGGCTTAGAAGAAAAGACGGAGAATACATATGGGTTCTTGACTATACCGTGCCATTATTTAATGACAAGAATGAGATAATTGGCTACTATGGATACTTGCTAAATATAACTGAAAAACATGAACAGGAAGAGCTTTTCCATATTCTTGCAGAGTCAAACCCTCATGCGGTGCTGGTCTACGATTTTTGGCAAAACAAAATTCTCTATTTGAACCAAAGGGCGGTAAAACTTTTTGAATATAATAGAGAGGAATTACTTAACATTGAGGACCCTATAAGCCTCGTATTTTGGAGAGATAGAGAGGTGGCTTATGAAAACTTAAAGAAAAGGAAAGAGGGTGACAGAAGTCCTATCAGCTACAAGCTAAGAATTGTTACCAAGCGTGGAAAAATAAAATGGGTCAACTTATCTTCAAGTGTAGCGTCTTTCAAAGGAAAGACTGTCTCCATAATAACTCTCGTAGACATATCAGAAGAGGTAAAAAGGGAAAGAACCCTAATAAAACTTGCCACAAGAGACCAGCTTACTGGCATATTTAACAGACGGGCACTTATCCACGATTTTGAGCGTCTTTTATTTCAGGCAAAAAGATACCAGACACCCTTTTCTTTGGTCATCCTTGACATAGATAACTTCAAAAAGTTAAACGATACATACGGACATCTTGTAGGAGATAGGGTTTTAAAGGAGATGGTTAAAGAAATAAGGAGGATTCTGCGAAAAAGCGATATCTTTGGAAGATGGGGTGGTGAGGAGTTCTTGGTGCTTCTTCCTATGACCTCGGAGCCTTACGCACCTGCAGAGAAGATAAGACAAGCTGTGGAAAGCCATAAGTTTTTTGGAAACTTGAAGATAACCATATCTCTGGGAGCAACCACTTACAGGGAAGGTGATACTATGGACAGCATGATTTCAAGGGCGGACGAAGCACTTTACCAAGCAAAACAGCAGGGGAAAAACAGGGTGGTAGTTATCTAA
- the purE gene encoding 5-(carboxyamino)imidazole ribonucleotide mutase: MKSPLVGIIMGSLSDWEWLKPAYEVLVQFEVPCEVRVVSAHRTPEAMYEYAKTARERGIEVIIAGAGGSAHLPGMTASMTTLPVIGVPVPSKHLNGVDSLYSIVQMPAGIPVATVGIGNGTNAGLLAIRILSIKYPELEKKLKDYEASLRQKVQEMNEKLKEQLS, translated from the coding sequence ATGAAAAGTCCTTTGGTGGGAATAATAATGGGTAGTCTTTCTGACTGGGAGTGGCTAAAGCCTGCTTACGAAGTCCTTGTGCAGTTTGAAGTCCCCTGCGAAGTCAGGGTTGTATCCGCCCACAGAACGCCAGAAGCCATGTATGAATATGCAAAAACCGCAAGAGAAAGAGGCATAGAGGTAATAATAGCAGGTGCAGGAGGCTCCGCACATCTCCCGGGCATGACCGCCAGCATGACCACACTACCAGTGATAGGTGTCCCCGTGCCTTCTAAACACCTAAATGGTGTGGACTCCCTTTACTCCATAGTGCAGATGCCAGCAGGCATCCCAGTGGCAACCGTAGGCATAGGCAACGGCACAAACGCAGGGCTTCTTGCCATAAGGATACTCTCCATAAAATACCCAGAGCTTGAGAAAAAACTAAAAGACTATGAGGCATCCTTAAGGCAAAAGGTCCAAGAAATGAACGAGAAGCTAAAAGAACAGCTCTCTTAG
- a CDS encoding 4Fe-4S dicluster domain-containing protein has translation MKRPIMLIDLDRCIGCLSCEVACKQEKGLENFGIRPMKVFRVSGIGDKADAFFLPMNCFHCEPAPCVYACPTSAMRKREDGIVYVEELRCIGCKACIIACPYGAIAFNPATMKVEKCDYCYKRVDAGLLPSCVSKCVTNCLYFVEIEDVPKERHTARRIDSELYRELFRWRLEEEPLEVQNNP, from the coding sequence ATGAAAAGACCCATAATGCTAATAGACCTTGACAGGTGCATAGGTTGTCTTTCTTGTGAGGTTGCCTGTAAACAGGAAAAGGGGCTTGAGAACTTTGGCATAAGACCCATGAAGGTCTTCAGAGTAAGTGGCATTGGAGACAAGGCGGATGCCTTCTTTCTGCCTATGAACTGTTTTCACTGTGAGCCAGCACCCTGCGTTTACGCCTGTCCTACCTCCGCCATGAGGAAAAGAGAGGATGGCATAGTCTATGTGGAAGAGCTAAGGTGCATAGGCTGTAAGGCGTGCATAATTGCCTGTCCCTATGGAGCTATAGCCTTTAATCCTGCCACCATGAAGGTGGAAAAGTGTGATTATTGCTACAAAAGAGTGGATGCTGGACTTTTACCCTCTTGCGTGTCTAAGTGTGTTACCAACTGCCTGTATTTTGTGGAGATAGAGGATGTGCCAAAGGAAAGACATACCGCAAGAAGAATAGACTCAGAGCTATATAGAGAGCTTTTCCGCTGGAGGTTAGAAGAAGAACCTCTTGAGGTCCAAAACAATCCCTAA
- a CDS encoding prepilin peptidase, giving the protein MFLLGASLGSFYNVLIYRIPRGISIVSPPSHCPQCGQRIRWYDNIPIVSYLILKGRCRHCGAKISIRYPLVEAFTGFLAVLCRVRFEEPLLSLVFFVFFSMLLVASLIDWDTFILPDIFTLGGLAFGLVVSVLRQDFSLKESLLGAFVGGVLFLLIYLYYTKLRKIEGLGFGDVKLMAFIGSVAGLWGVVYAVFLGSLLGLLYALPIILKNKSLQFALPYGPFLSLGVFLGIVLDLKRFFF; this is encoded by the coding sequence TTGTTCTTACTTGGTGCAAGCCTGGGAAGTTTTTACAACGTGCTAATATATAGAATACCCAGAGGTATTTCTATTGTCTCTCCTCCCTCTCATTGCCCTCAATGTGGTCAAAGAATAAGATGGTATGACAACATTCCCATAGTTTCTTACCTTATCCTAAAAGGTAGATGTAGACATTGCGGAGCAAAAATATCCATCAGATATCCTCTGGTGGAAGCCTTTACTGGCTTTTTGGCAGTTCTCTGCAGAGTAAGGTTTGAAGAGCCTCTTTTGAGCCTTGTTTTCTTTGTTTTCTTCTCCATGCTTCTTGTGGCAAGCCTTATAGACTGGGATACCTTTATACTTCCAGATATTTTCACGCTTGGTGGACTTGCCTTTGGGCTTGTGGTGTCTGTCTTAAGGCAGGACTTTAGCCTAAAGGAAAGCCTACTTGGTGCTTTTGTGGGTGGTGTCCTCTTTCTACTTATATACCTCTATTACACAAAGCTCAGAAAAATAGAGGGGCTTGGCTTTGGAGATGTAAAGCTCATGGCTTTTATAGGTTCTGTGGCTGGTCTTTGGGGTGTTGTATATGCGGTCTTTTTGGGGTCTTTGCTTGGTCTTTTGTATGCACTACCTATAATATTGAAAAACAAAAGCCTGCAGTTTGCTCTTCCATACGGACCTTTTCTCTCTCTGGGTGTCTTTTTAGGGATTGTTTTGGACCTCAAGAGGTTCTTCTTCTAA
- a CDS encoding thioredoxin family protein, whose protein sequence is MRKVLYILIIVFLASCQQKQNVSSFEIKDIVPKHEYAMLIVESESCIYCKQLKKDLQSPSLASELENMDVYSVLYESNARVRYILKGQEHVSTEEELVRALKVNSFPQLFFYDKEGNIVLHLPGYQPPKTLACTIRFVKEGKYKDTKYMDYLKAEECI, encoded by the coding sequence ATGAGGAAGGTCTTATACATACTGATTATTGTTTTCTTAGCCTCATGTCAGCAAAAGCAAAATGTGTCAAGTTTTGAGATAAAGGACATAGTGCCAAAGCATGAATACGCTATGCTTATAGTGGAGAGTGAGAGCTGTATTTACTGCAAACAGCTAAAAAAAGACCTTCAGAGCCCGAGCTTAGCTTCGGAGTTAGAGAACATGGATGTTTACAGCGTGCTTTATGAGAGCAACGCAAGAGTGAGATATATCCTCAAAGGGCAAGAGCATGTAAGCACGGAAGAGGAGCTTGTAAGGGCACTAAAGGTCAACTCCTTCCCTCAACTCTTCTTCTATGATAAGGAAGGCAATATAGTGCTTCATCTACCAGGCTACCAGCCACCCAAAACCCTTGCTTGCACTATTAGGTTTGTAAAAGAGGGAAAATATAAAGACACCAAGTATATGGACTACCTCAAGGCGGAAGAATGCATCTAA
- a CDS encoding HAD family hydrolase, whose amino-acid sequence MHLKAILFDLDGTLIDSYRDIAIHLNKTLKDFNKPQVEIQEVRYMVGGGAKELLKRFFQDGILEEALKVFREYYLKEPVIHTKPFDGIMEVLERARSKGIELAVVTNKMESLSKVILQELGMAEYFSVVIGGDTLSEKKPSPLPVLEALRHVGALPSEAIIVGDTEADLKAGRLAGVKRGLALWGYVKVQEEVPDFELHSPLDLANFFNP is encoded by the coding sequence ATGCATCTAAAAGCCATACTCTTTGACTTAGACGGGACGCTCATAGACTCTTACAGAGACATAGCCATACATCTCAACAAAACTCTAAAGGACTTTAACAAACCTCAGGTTGAGATACAAGAAGTCAGATACATGGTGGGAGGCGGTGCAAAAGAGCTTCTAAAAAGGTTCTTCCAAGATGGCATCCTTGAAGAGGCTCTAAAAGTTTTCAGAGAGTATTATCTCAAAGAGCCTGTTATTCACACAAAGCCCTTTGATGGCATAATGGAAGTTCTTGAAAGAGCAAGAAGCAAGGGTATAGAGCTTGCGGTGGTTACTAATAAGATGGAAAGCCTTTCTAAGGTCATACTTCAGGAGCTTGGTATGGCAGAGTATTTTTCAGTGGTGATTGGGGGAGACACGCTTTCTGAGAAAAAGCCTTCACCCTTGCCTGTGCTGGAAGCCCTAAGACATGTTGGTGCCTTGCCTTCAGAGGCTATCATAGTGGGAGATACGGAAGCGGACCTAAAGGCAGGCAGGCTCGCAGGTGTAAAAAGGGGTCTTGCCCTGTGGGGTTATGTTAAAGTTCAAGAAGAAGTTCCAGATTTTGAACTCCATAGCCCTTTGGATTTAGCCAATTTTTTTAATCCTTGA
- a CDS encoding DUF167 domain-containing protein, with product MILRVRAKPKSKVEWVKEVEEGIYEVAVKEPPEDGRANERIIELLAKHFGVSKSKVQLLRGSTSRLKVFEVIKD from the coding sequence ATGATACTGAGAGTAAGAGCTAAGCCTAAATCAAAGGTGGAGTGGGTAAAAGAAGTAGAGGAAGGCATATATGAGGTTGCGGTAAAAGAACCACCAGAAGATGGTAGAGCCAATGAGAGAATCATAGAGCTTTTGGCAAAGCACTTTGGAGTTTCAAAGTCAAAGGTCCAACTTCTAAGAGGTTCTACCTCAAGGCTTAAGGTTTTTGAGGTTATCAAGGATTAA
- the epmA gene encoding elongation factor P--(R)-beta-lysine ligase produces MVFEWSEFIQKVREFFRERGYLEVHTPVLLEFPNVDLNVEPIGLKVVECGKEKILWLQTSPEFSMKKLLSKHKKDIFQVAKVFRNNECGRLNKIEFTMLEWYKIGADYSYLIREIADLLEFLGISKEYKTTRLEHAFEEYAGVVLSEDEEIFKNNLLAYGYEFDDKEDWESLFFRIYVDVERNLGREKPEFITHFPQRLSSYAKVVDGYAERFELYIKGIEIANGWSEETNPEEIRRRMENFARGRDLPFDEELLESYRDFPPCAGCSIGLERLFMVYKGINSLDEIYF; encoded by the coding sequence ATGGTCTTTGAGTGGTCTGAGTTTATTCAGAAAGTAAGGGAATTCTTCAGAGAAAGAGGTTATCTTGAAGTCCATACACCCGTGCTTCTTGAGTTTCCCAACGTTGACTTGAATGTAGAGCCTATCGGGCTTAAGGTTGTGGAGTGCGGTAAGGAAAAGATTCTGTGGCTTCAGACCTCGCCAGAGTTTTCTATGAAAAAGCTACTCTCAAAGCACAAAAAGGACATATTTCAAGTGGCAAAGGTCTTCAGAAACAATGAGTGCGGAAGGCTCAACAAGATAGAGTTTACCATGCTTGAGTGGTATAAGATTGGGGCGGACTACAGTTATCTCATAAGAGAAATAGCTGACTTGCTTGAGTTTTTGGGAATTTCAAAGGAATACAAGACTACAAGGCTTGAGCATGCCTTTGAGGAGTATGCGGGTGTGGTGCTTTCGGAGGATGAGGAAATATTCAAAAACAACCTACTTGCCTACGGCTACGAATTTGACGACAAAGAAGACTGGGAAAGTCTCTTTTTCAGAATATATGTGGATGTGGAAAGAAATCTTGGCAGAGAAAAGCCTGAGTTTATAACCCATTTTCCTCAAAGATTAAGCTCTTACGCCAAAGTGGTAGATGGTTATGCGGAGAGGTTTGAGCTATATATAAAGGGCATAGAGATAGCCAACGGCTGGAGTGAAGAAACAAACCCTGAGGAGATAAGAAGAAGGATGGAAAACTTCGCAAGGGGTAGGGATTTACCCTTTGACGAGGAGCTTCTTGAGTCCTACAGAGACTTTCCTCCCTGTGCGGGCTGTTCCATAGGACTTGAGAGGCTTTTTATGGTTTATAAGGGAATTAATAGCCTTGATGAGATATACTTTTAA